Proteins from one Paenibacillus amylolyticus genomic window:
- a CDS encoding NAD(P)/FAD-dependent oxidoreductase → MREVDCIIVGGGLAGLQAAIQLGRYSAHQVLVIDAGEGRSTLCRTYHNILGFPDGVSGEDLRARGRMQAERTGVSFEKDRIVKAGRHGEKIQLFGTSGVEYRSKTVLLATGLTDRVPDIPGLTPTLGRTVYVCPDCDGYEIQDQRTVLLGSGEAGANMAMILIQRTNDLLYINHEQAPISAELHRSMKEAGVRYLEAAVQEVQQIEDGHITGVLTEDGQIFESERGFIAFGGNRVHYELAEQLGAVIADNKHVEADSRSLQAATNVWIAGDLGLHAEQATVAMGEGSIAAIWIHKALQQMAED, encoded by the coding sequence ATGCGAGAGGTTGATTGTATAATCGTAGGTGGAGGGCTCGCAGGGCTTCAGGCAGCCATTCAGCTTGGACGTTATTCCGCTCATCAGGTGTTGGTCATCGACGCGGGAGAAGGCAGATCTACGTTGTGCCGGACTTATCATAATATCCTCGGTTTCCCCGATGGGGTATCTGGTGAAGATCTTAGAGCCCGAGGCAGGATGCAGGCAGAGCGAACAGGTGTATCTTTTGAGAAAGACCGTATTGTGAAAGCAGGCCGTCATGGAGAGAAGATTCAATTGTTCGGTACTTCCGGCGTTGAATATCGGAGCAAAACGGTGTTATTGGCAACGGGGTTAACGGATCGAGTGCCGGATATTCCGGGATTAACCCCAACGCTGGGACGAACAGTATATGTCTGCCCGGATTGTGATGGTTATGAGATTCAGGATCAACGTACCGTACTATTGGGATCTGGCGAAGCAGGTGCCAATATGGCGATGATATTAATTCAACGTACGAATGATCTGTTATATATCAATCATGAGCAGGCCCCCATATCTGCAGAGCTTCATCGCAGCATGAAAGAGGCGGGAGTGCGTTATCTGGAAGCGGCGGTTCAGGAAGTGCAACAGATTGAGGATGGCCATATCACTGGTGTTCTGACCGAAGATGGACAGATTTTTGAGTCGGAGCGCGGATTTATCGCATTTGGCGGTAATCGGGTTCACTATGAATTGGCAGAGCAGCTTGGAGCCGTGATCGCAGATAATAAACATGTGGAAGCCGATTCGCGCAGCTTGCAGGCAGCGACAAATGTATGGATAGCCGGGGATCTGGGACTGCATGCCGAACAAGCAACTGTTGCGATGGGTGAGGGCTCCATTGCCGCGATCTGGATTCATAAAGCGTTGCAGCAGATGGCAGAGGATTAA
- a CDS encoding DUF3243 domain-containing protein, producing the protein MNEQNHVIHKDGQVSTDKVDNAIEKIAPEEREQILQNFDAFKEYLGKRIAMGESIGLSEEQMAKIAEKVADHLAANEEPRNREEKLLQELWNVGKEDERHKLAHMLVRLAQSSTPNH; encoded by the coding sequence ATGAACGAACAAAATCATGTAATCCATAAAGATGGACAGGTTTCAACTGACAAGGTGGACAATGCAATTGAGAAGATTGCACCAGAAGAAAGAGAACAGATTCTGCAGAACTTTGATGCATTCAAAGAATACCTGGGCAAGCGAATTGCCATGGGAGAATCCATTGGACTAAGTGAAGAACAGATGGCAAAAATCGCCGAGAAAGTAGCTGATCATCTGGCTGCTAACGAAGAGCCCCGTAACCGTGAAGAGAAGTTGCTTCAGGAACTCTGGAATGTCGGCAAGGAAGATGAACGTCACAAGCTGGCTCATATGCTCGTTCGTCTGGCACAAAGCTCCACACCCAATCATTAA
- a CDS encoding effector binding domain-containing protein, whose translation MLIQIYPMNEDFNAKVDKFTHLIGYAVTSLENVPTGMISHDVPVSQYATCTHRGIESEIGDTYDYIYGQYLGETGHEPKCYDFEIWDERYEPESPNNEIDIYVALQS comes from the coding sequence ATGTTGATACAGATCTATCCGATGAATGAGGATTTTAACGCAAAGGTCGATAAGTTCACACATCTGATAGGATATGCAGTAACCAGTTTGGAGAACGTCCCAACCGGGATGATAAGTCATGACGTCCCTGTCAGCCAGTATGCGACGTGTACGCATAGAGGAATTGAGTCAGAGATTGGTGATACATATGATTATATATACGGACAGTATCTTGGTGAGACGGGACATGAACCGAAATGTTATGATTTTGAAATCTGGGATGAGCGTTATGAGCCGGAAAGTCCCAATAATGAAATAGATATATATGTAGCTTTGCAATCATAA
- a CDS encoding extracellular solute-binding protein: protein MRIRKGLTGLIVGALMLGLLAGCVGKNETNGGDNGGGAATGKVKLTMWGAVPPENGPQEVVDTWNAEHPDIQVEYVRFVNDDDGNLKLDTALSTGQNVDLYVNYTLTNLDKRIKGGTALDLSEFTDYNIDEKMGEDAASWKVDGKYYGMPTKKTLPSSR, encoded by the coding sequence ATGAGAATCAGAAAAGGATTAACCGGGTTAATCGTAGGTGCGCTGATGCTGGGCTTGCTTGCCGGCTGTGTTGGTAAAAATGAGACGAACGGTGGAGATAACGGAGGTGGAGCGGCGACGGGAAAAGTGAAGCTCACCATGTGGGGCGCGGTGCCGCCCGAGAATGGTCCGCAGGAAGTCGTGGATACCTGGAATGCGGAGCATCCGGATATTCAGGTGGAATATGTGCGGTTTGTGAATGATGATGATGGCAACCTGAAGTTGGATACAGCGCTGTCCACCGGTCAGAACGTTGACCTGTATGTCAACTATACCCTCACCAATCTGGACAAACGCATCAAAGGCGGAACAGCTCTGGATCTAAGCGAGTTCACCGACTACAACATTGATGAGAAAATGGGTGAAGATGCGGCTTCCTGGAAAGTGGATGGCAAATACTACGGGATGCCGACCAAGAAAACGCTGCCTTCTTCGCGTTAA
- a CDS encoding carbohydrate ABC transporter permease — MTQIRKIILTLLMSGFALLMIMPFIWMISTSFKSPADVFTYPIQWIPSSLNWEHHIKVWSGANTFATYYLNSLKISLISTIGAVFLSAFAAYGFARIQFKGRETLFLIYLSMMMVPPQVLFVPKFLMFEWVGIYNTHWALILPGMFTIFGVFMLRQFFLSVPSEISEAAFIDGAGHLRIFFRLILPLAKPALATLAIIDFSWHWNDYENALVFLIDKDLYTVPLGLQNFILENNVDYNGMMAAATAGIIPMIIVFLVGQHYIIQGVAGSAVKG; from the coding sequence ATGACCCAGATTCGGAAGATCATACTGACACTTCTGATGTCCGGATTTGCTTTGCTGATGATTATGCCGTTTATCTGGATGATCAGCACGTCGTTCAAATCTCCTGCAGACGTATTCACCTACCCGATCCAGTGGATACCCTCCAGCCTGAACTGGGAGCATCATATCAAGGTGTGGAGTGGGGCGAATACCTTTGCAACATATTATCTGAACTCGTTGAAAATATCGCTAATTAGCACAATCGGTGCTGTATTTCTTTCGGCGTTTGCAGCCTATGGTTTTGCACGAATTCAATTCAAAGGTCGAGAGACACTGTTCCTGATTTATCTCTCGATGATGATGGTGCCGCCGCAGGTGCTCTTTGTGCCCAAGTTTCTGATGTTTGAATGGGTAGGCATATATAATACACACTGGGCCTTGATCCTGCCCGGAATGTTCACGATCTTTGGGGTGTTTATGCTGCGGCAATTCTTCCTGTCAGTGCCTTCGGAGATCTCGGAAGCGGCGTTTATCGACGGTGCCGGTCACCTGCGCATATTCTTCAGGCTGATTCTGCCCTTGGCGAAGCCGGCGCTGGCTACACTGGCGATCATTGATTTCTCCTGGCACTGGAATGATTATGAGAATGCGCTCGTGTTCCTGATCGATAAAGACCTGTACACCGTGCCGCTTGGACTGCAGAACTTTATACTGGAGAACAATGTCGACTACAACGGTATGATGGCCGCTGCCACGGCAGGCATTATTCCGATGATTATCGTCTTTCTGGTGGGGCAGCATTATATCATCCAGGGCGTGGCTGGAAGTGCTGTGAAGGGCTGA
- a CDS encoding nitroreductase family protein, whose product MTTFFDALKNRRSYYGISKESTISDAKIQEIVEEAVKYTPTAFNSQTSRAVVLLGEQHDKLWNHTEEILREVVGNEEAFKSTAEKMTGFRSGYGTVLFFEDNNVIAQLQQNFAAYADNFPIWANQSNGMLQLVIWTALEQEGLGATLQHYNPLIDEKVKQEWNIPENWRLVAQMPFGKPTATPGEKEFQPIEERVKVHK is encoded by the coding sequence ATGACTACTTTTTTTGATGCGTTGAAAAACAGAAGATCTTATTATGGAATCAGCAAGGAATCTACAATTTCGGATGCTAAAATCCAGGAAATCGTAGAAGAAGCGGTGAAATACACACCAACTGCATTTAACTCTCAAACATCCCGTGCCGTTGTATTGCTCGGTGAACAACATGATAAATTGTGGAATCACACAGAAGAAATTTTGCGTGAAGTGGTAGGCAATGAAGAAGCCTTCAAATCCACAGCAGAGAAAATGACTGGATTCCGCAGCGGATATGGTACGGTTCTCTTCTTTGAAGATAACAATGTGATCGCACAGCTTCAACAAAATTTTGCAGCTTATGCAGATAACTTCCCGATCTGGGCGAACCAATCCAACGGTATGTTGCAACTGGTCATCTGGACTGCTCTGGAACAAGAAGGTCTGGGTGCAACTTTGCAGCACTACAATCCGTTGATTGACGAAAAAGTGAAGCAAGAATGGAACATTCCTGAGAACTGGAGATTGGTTGCACAGATGCCATTTGGTAAACCAACGGCAACACCAGGTGAGAAAGAATTCCAACCGATTGAAGAGCGCGTAAAAGTACACAAGTAA
- a CDS encoding response regulator: MWKVLLVEDEVFVRESVREIISWEELGFTVIGESGNGTEALAMIIQDTPDLVLTDIVMPGMDGLELLRQTRQAGLKTKFVMLTCMGEFEYVRRAMEYGASNYILKLSMSVNSLRDTLRKVSAELGASAEARIETTHHEVPSSTPVLTSTPASPDSITVSSAQSSDTDLPFIPVREPVVKHPEISKIIEYIGQHYDQDITVKSMSRYVMMGENYVSALFKKKTGHTLIHYLHGVRMEKAAEYLRETDLPVQEIGYRVGFGSDNYFIKIFKRWTGYTPSQYRHRS, encoded by the coding sequence ATGTGGAAGGTATTGCTTGTAGAGGATGAGGTATTTGTACGGGAGTCGGTGCGAGAGATTATTTCCTGGGAGGAGCTGGGCTTCACGGTCATCGGAGAATCCGGTAATGGAACTGAAGCGCTGGCGATGATCATACAGGATACACCCGATCTGGTGCTGACCGATATTGTCATGCCAGGCATGGACGGTCTGGAATTACTTAGGCAGACCCGTCAGGCCGGGTTGAAAACCAAGTTTGTGATGCTCACCTGTATGGGGGAGTTCGAATATGTACGCCGAGCGATGGAATACGGGGCTTCGAATTATATTCTAAAGCTGTCCATGAGTGTGAATTCACTGCGTGATACACTACGCAAAGTAAGTGCGGAACTGGGAGCTTCGGCGGAAGCCCGCATAGAAACAACTCATCATGAAGTGCCATCATCCACACCGGTTCTCACTTCAACGCCAGCTTCACCTGATTCTATTACTGTCTCTTCTGCGCAGTCGTCTGATACGGATCTTCCGTTCATACCTGTGCGTGAGCCGGTTGTGAAGCATCCGGAGATTAGCAAAATCATTGAGTACATTGGACAGCACTACGATCAGGACATTACCGTCAAATCCATGTCACGATATGTGATGATGGGCGAGAATTATGTGAGTGCTTTGTTCAAAAAGAAAACCGGTCATACCTTGATTCATTACCTGCATGGGGTACGGATGGAGAAAGCGGCTGAATACTTGCGCGAGACGGATCTTCCTGTACAGGAGATTGGTTACCGGGTAGGATTCGGAAGCGATAATTATTTTATCAAAATATTTAAGCGCTGGACCGGTTACACGCCCAGCCAATATCGCCACCGCTCATGA
- a CDS encoding S-layer homology domain-containing protein: MNNRLKDITNQRVWKIALCGLLALGSMVGYSSGVQAAAVQQQFQDTRTSYAKDAITHLVDKGIAAGTSETTFEPKKAVTRAEFATFAVRLLDLKPVKNNINPYQDISMNAWYYGNVAAMTNLFILEGKGQGTFQPNASITREEAAALLVRMLKQQPVETSLLSSTYFDAADISDWARPYVQTVYQLGLMRGSGGMFRPHDQVTREEAAVMLDAILQKKTWSEQLQRGDELGVQLGWQYNSTTAEFKKQVEQSEVNTLVPRWFFLNSSMKVTDHADPALISWASATDRQLWPLLGNRSDSALTHQMLSSSTNRAAVISQVAAYVKTYKLDGINVDFENVDPADREGLTAFVTSLTATLHALGAVVSVDVSPDLGTDWTEAFDYAKLGAVSDYMVLMGYEEHWNGDLIAGSVASLPWVEKALDTMLSEVVRAKTILALPLYTRDWSLVNPATSSWDITLSEQGTRAHAAGSVRRWDASLVQYIIGYNNNGLTRYIWAEDSRSLSAKVLMSEQRQIAGLAYWYMGGETADVWNAISNASRFESYNF; this comes from the coding sequence GTGAATAATAGATTAAAAGACATAACGAACCAACGTGTGTGGAAGATAGCTTTATGCGGGTTGTTAGCACTTGGGTCGATGGTTGGGTACAGTTCTGGCGTTCAGGCTGCAGCCGTGCAGCAACAGTTTCAGGATACGCGTACAAGTTATGCGAAGGATGCCATTACACATCTGGTGGACAAGGGCATTGCTGCCGGTACGTCTGAGACTACGTTTGAACCAAAGAAAGCTGTTACTCGTGCAGAGTTTGCGACGTTTGCGGTGAGATTGCTAGATTTGAAGCCTGTTAAAAATAACATTAATCCCTACCAGGATATAAGCATGAATGCTTGGTATTACGGCAACGTTGCAGCCATGACGAATCTTTTCATTCTGGAAGGAAAGGGTCAGGGGACGTTCCAGCCTAATGCGTCCATTACGCGCGAAGAAGCGGCTGCTCTTCTTGTTCGGATGTTAAAACAACAGCCCGTAGAGACGTCACTTTTATCTTCAACGTATTTCGACGCAGCGGATATCTCGGACTGGGCACGTCCTTATGTGCAGACGGTGTATCAACTTGGATTGATGCGGGGAAGTGGAGGCATGTTCCGTCCGCATGACCAAGTAACGCGCGAAGAAGCTGCTGTCATGCTTGATGCGATCTTACAAAAGAAAACATGGTCTGAACAGTTACAACGTGGAGATGAACTCGGCGTTCAGTTGGGGTGGCAATATAACTCCACTACCGCTGAATTCAAGAAGCAGGTGGAACAATCTGAAGTGAATACACTCGTCCCGCGCTGGTTTTTCCTGAACAGCAGTATGAAAGTAACAGATCACGCGGACCCGGCATTGATCTCCTGGGCATCCGCCACAGATAGGCAGTTATGGCCATTGCTTGGGAATCGTTCCGATTCGGCACTTACCCATCAGATGTTATCCAGCTCTACGAACAGAGCGGCAGTGATCTCACAGGTAGCCGCTTATGTCAAAACCTATAAACTGGATGGCATTAATGTGGACTTCGAGAATGTTGATCCTGCGGATCGTGAAGGGTTAACGGCATTTGTGACCTCCTTGACGGCTACGTTGCACGCACTGGGTGCAGTGGTATCTGTGGATGTATCACCAGACTTGGGTACAGATTGGACGGAGGCATTTGATTATGCCAAACTGGGCGCTGTATCGGATTATATGGTGCTGATGGGATACGAGGAACACTGGAACGGTGATCTGATAGCTGGATCCGTGGCGTCTCTTCCATGGGTGGAAAAGGCACTGGATACTATGCTCTCCGAGGTGGTACGTGCCAAAACCATTTTGGCCCTTCCGTTATATACACGAGACTGGTCTTTAGTGAATCCGGCAACCAGTTCTTGGGACATTACACTGTCAGAACAGGGAACACGTGCGCATGCTGCGGGATCTGTAAGACGATGGGATGCAAGTCTGGTTCAATATATAATTGGCTACAACAATAACGGCTTGACAAGATATATATGGGCAGAGGACAGTCGTTCTTTATCGGCCAAAGTGTTAATGAGTGAGCAACGGCAGATTGCCGGACTGGCATATTGGTATATGGGCGGCGAAACAGCCGATGTGTGGAACGCCATTTCGAATGCTTCGCGATTTGAATCATATAACTTCTAA
- a CDS encoding glutathione peroxidase: MPTIYDFTVTRTSGERFPLYQYEGKPVLIVNTASKCKYTHQFDDMQKLYDQYKDQGLQIIGFPCNQFAEQEPGSSSEAESFCQINYGVKFPMFSKLDVNGEAAHPLYDFLKRSGPFAGFDETDIQAKLLKLMVADKAPEWLHGDAIKWNFTKFLIDAEGHVVRRFEPIDSIDEIQESIKQLL, encoded by the coding sequence ATGCCAACCATCTACGACTTTACTGTAACCCGAACCAGTGGTGAGCGATTCCCGCTCTATCAATATGAAGGAAAACCTGTGCTCATCGTAAACACGGCAAGCAAATGTAAATATACGCACCAGTTTGATGACATGCAGAAGCTGTATGACCAGTACAAGGATCAAGGACTTCAGATTATCGGTTTCCCGTGCAACCAGTTTGCAGAGCAAGAGCCTGGAAGTAGCTCGGAAGCAGAATCCTTTTGCCAGATTAACTATGGTGTGAAATTTCCGATGTTCTCCAAACTGGATGTGAATGGAGAAGCGGCGCACCCGCTCTACGACTTTTTGAAAAGATCAGGGCCTTTTGCTGGTTTTGATGAAACAGATATACAGGCCAAACTATTAAAATTGATGGTGGCCGATAAAGCACCAGAATGGTTACATGGCGATGCGATCAAATGGAATTTCACAAAATTCCTGATTGATGCAGAGGGCCATGTGGTCAGACGTTTCGAACCTATCGACTCCATCGACGAGATTCAAGAAAGTATCAAGCAGCTTCTATAA
- a CDS encoding sugar ABC transporter permease yields MHKSWMKRQSRLGYLFIGPNMIGVLLFFIIPAVYSFYLMFTDYKFMSPETNFVGLDNIRRMMNDDLFGVALRNTFVFLLAVPISMGLAFIVAVALNKSVYWQKTLRALYFMPYITSGVAIAFVWMLLFQPSSGPINGFLRGIGITNPPGWLSTTEWSMYAIDIIWIWFMLGYNMIIYLAALQEIPEELVEAARIDGARPWQTIRQVIWPLVSPTTFLLLITGLIMTIKNFGIIQAITQGGPGNSTTVLSLFIYQNAFRYYEMGYAAAISWALFAIIMIFTVLQWLGQKRWVHY; encoded by the coding sequence ATGCATAAATCCTGGATGAAACGGCAGAGCAGGCTCGGGTATCTGTTTATTGGGCCCAATATGATTGGCGTGCTGTTGTTTTTTATTATACCGGCTGTCTATTCGTTCTATCTCATGTTCACGGATTACAAATTCATGAGCCCAGAGACGAATTTTGTGGGGCTGGACAATATCCGCCGAATGATGAATGATGATCTGTTTGGGGTGGCTCTTCGAAATACATTTGTATTTTTGTTAGCGGTTCCAATATCGATGGGGTTGGCATTTATCGTGGCGGTGGCGCTGAACAAGTCGGTGTACTGGCAAAAAACGCTGCGCGCCCTCTATTTCATGCCCTATATCACCAGCGGTGTTGCCATCGCCTTTGTCTGGATGTTGTTATTCCAGCCATCGTCAGGGCCAATTAACGGTTTCTTGCGTGGCATTGGTATTACGAATCCACCGGGCTGGTTATCGACAACCGAATGGTCCATGTACGCGATTGATATCATCTGGATCTGGTTCATGCTGGGTTACAACATGATCATCTATCTGGCCGCGTTGCAGGAAATCCCGGAAGAATTGGTCGAGGCAGCACGAATTGATGGAGCCCGTCCATGGCAGACGATACGCCAAGTGATCTGGCCGCTGGTAAGCCCGACTACCTTTTTGCTGCTGATTACAGGGCTGATTATGACGATCAAAAACTTTGGCATTATTCAGGCCATAACTCAGGGTGGGCCGGGAAACAGTACAACGGTACTGTCGCTCTTTATCTACCAGAATGCCTTCCGCTACTACGAGATGGGATACGCTGCTGCCATTAGCTGGGCGCTCTTTGCCATCATCATGATCTTCACTGTATTGCAGTGGCTCGGTCAGAAACGTTGGGTTCACTATTAA
- a CDS encoding extracellular solute-binding protein: MKALDQAGLSVPTAWTWDEAREYALKLKSAGFKYGLVQHTASYVDPLDSVLVKNGYVKADGTSNLDDPLVTKWLETLNGMMKEDATTPPLGEQLTSKMPVENMFLGGESAMINIGEWLIRTSNNMTEFPRDWKIAFAPVPRLVAQEADMVKSGGLGDFIAINSKSKNKEAAWEFLKWYADGGMMPMARVAACRPRMQLINRRLLIICWAIMPILMTKSHLNSCCMVIRHLRLSAVLHRNWSICVHRSMKSSSLGTRLPKLRYRTWSNVIMTG, translated from the coding sequence ATGAAAGCGCTTGATCAGGCCGGACTGAGCGTACCTACAGCCTGGACCTGGGATGAAGCCCGTGAATATGCGCTCAAGCTGAAGTCCGCTGGGTTCAAGTACGGATTGGTGCAGCATACCGCTTCCTATGTGGACCCGCTCGACTCCGTTCTGGTGAAGAACGGCTATGTTAAGGCGGACGGAACCTCCAACCTTGACGATCCGCTCGTTACCAAATGGCTGGAGACGTTGAACGGAATGATGAAGGAGGATGCAACCACGCCACCACTTGGTGAGCAGTTGACTTCCAAAATGCCGGTGGAGAACATGTTCCTTGGCGGCGAGTCTGCCATGATTAATATCGGTGAATGGCTGATCCGCACGTCGAACAATATGACCGAATTCCCTCGGGATTGGAAAATCGCCTTTGCCCCTGTACCGAGACTGGTTGCACAGGAAGCGGATATGGTGAAGAGTGGGGGACTGGGTGACTTTATTGCGATCAATTCCAAGTCGAAAAATAAAGAAGCCGCATGGGAGTTCCTGAAATGGTATGCGGATGGTGGAATGATGCCGATGGCTCGGGTGGCCGCCTGCCGTCCTCGAATGCAGTTGATCAACAGACGGCTATTGATCATCTGCTGGGCGATTATGCCGATTCTTATGACAAAGAGTCACTTGAATTCGTGTTGTATGGTGATAAGACACCTACGTTTGTCCGCAGTATTGCACAGGAATTGGTCGATCTGCGTGCACAGGAGTATGAAAAGTTCTTCCTTGGGAACCAGACTGCCGAAGTTACGGTACAGAACATGGTCAAACGTCATAATGACTGGCTGA
- a CDS encoding AraC family transcriptional regulator — protein sequence MMQFSASLEYSYRSTNTFDPGKSDGFHSHPHYEIYYFHEGECTYIIGDRVYNLEPGDLVLMHGLTLHRPHPRPGSAYERSTLHFDPSAIRSSLHPDRLVEVLRPFEELRNCRVNLTGDSRSEFEALLHDLHRLSQSESTFRQERMNVRLCDLLYFVAGICQGDVEEQLPSSEKERHVQHIIRYVDTHYMKDIGLDDLALELHLSKPYLAGMFKEMTGLTIFKYLYDRRINQAKLLFQFQPEITVTEASRLSGFKRLSHFSRMFKQSVGCSPDLYRTQLHRQS from the coding sequence ATGATGCAATTTAGTGCTTCACTGGAGTATAGTTACCGTTCCACAAATACATTTGATCCGGGAAAGTCAGATGGATTCCATTCACATCCACACTATGAGATTTATTATTTTCATGAGGGAGAATGTACGTATATTATTGGAGACCGGGTATACAATCTGGAGCCGGGTGATCTGGTGTTAATGCATGGTTTGACTCTTCATCGACCACATCCGAGGCCTGGCAGTGCCTATGAGCGAAGTACATTGCATTTTGATCCGTCTGCCATTCGCAGCAGTCTGCATCCGGACCGTCTGGTTGAGGTTCTGAGGCCATTCGAAGAACTCCGAAATTGCCGAGTCAATCTGACGGGAGATAGTCGCTCCGAATTTGAAGCTTTATTGCATGATCTTCATCGTCTGTCTCAAAGTGAGAGTACGTTCAGACAGGAGCGAATGAATGTCAGATTGTGTGATCTGTTGTATTTTGTAGCGGGTATCTGCCAGGGCGATGTTGAAGAACAACTTCCTTCATCGGAGAAGGAGCGGCATGTTCAGCATATTATTCGTTATGTGGACACCCATTATATGAAGGATATTGGTCTGGATGATTTGGCACTGGAATTACATCTGTCCAAGCCATATCTGGCCGGCATGTTTAAAGAAATGACAGGTTTGACGATATTCAAATACCTGTATGACCGTCGCATTAATCAGGCGAAGCTATTGTTTCAGTTCCAACCGGAGATCACCGTGACGGAAGCAAGCCGCTTGTCCGGCTTCAAACGCCTTTCGCATTTTAGTCGGATGTTCAAACAAAGTGTGGGATGTTCGCCGGATCTGTATCGTACCCAATTGCATCGCCAATCGTAG